A genomic region of Oncorhynchus mykiss isolate Arlee chromosome 4, USDA_OmykA_1.1, whole genome shotgun sequence contains the following coding sequences:
- the LOC110522531 gene encoding fos-related antigen 2: MHLNHSADHETTLRGGKRGQLELSSDAINSWASSKSQQYPVKMQLPSSSFIPTINAITSSQELQWMIQPAILASKPGHCLPSHPYQPLDISSSLGPGSHTRLGVIRTVGNTHGRSRRSDQLNPAEEDRRRLRRERNKLAAAKCRNHRKELTDQLQGETDELEREQACLKTQVERLQEEREKLERMLVSHAAVCLLGCDGHPQAQPLPPPAPTMYPTATSPLAKPLSPPPAIKQEPQEEMLFSFHHHEHCAIKPTYRHVEEYCPSVDSFTTPSMVSCSPARLVDLSCPMRSHHHPSLGGQDRSFREEALPNNLLSKPLPGSDMSLEDGLLGPRFSPNLLTL, from the exons ATGCATCTGAACCACTCCGCGGACCACGAGACCACTCTCCGTGGCGGGAAAAGGGGTCAGCTCGAGCTCTCCTCCGACGCCATCAATAGTTGGGCATCCTCAAAATCCCAACAG TATCCTGTCAAAATGCAGCTACCCAGCAGTTCCTTCATCCCCACCATCAATGCCATCACGTCCAGTCAGGAGCTGCAGTGGATGATCCAGCCAGCCATTCTAGCCTCCAAGCCTGGCCACTGCCTACCCTCTCACCCCTACCAGCCCCTGGACATCAGCAGTAGCCTGGGGCCTGGGAGCCACACAAGGCTCGGGGTAATACGGACAGTGGGCAACACGCATGGAAGGAGCAGGCGTAGTGATCAG TTGAACCCAGCTGAAGAGGATAGGAGAAGgttgaggagagaaaggaacaagCTGGCTGCTGCCAAGTGTCGCAACCACAGGAAGGAGCTGACTGACCAACTGCAAGGA GAGACTGATGAACTGGAGAGAGAGCAGGCCTGCTTGAAGACCCAGGTTGAGAGGctccaggaggagagagagaagctagaGCGCATGTTAGTGTCGCATGCCGCAGTGTGTCTACTGGGCTGTGACGGCCATCCCCAGGCCCAGCCACTGCCCCCTCCTGCCCCGACCATGTACCCCACAGCCACCtcccccctggccaaacccctGAGCCCCCCTCCCGCGATAAAGCAGGAGCCTCAGGAGGAGATGCTGTTCTCCTTTCACCACCATGAACACTGCGCCATCAAACCCACCTATCGCCATGTAGAAGAGTACTGTCCCAGTGTCGACAGCTTCACCACCCCGTCCATGGTGAGCTGCAGCCCAGCCCGTTTGGTGGATCTATCCTGTCCCATGCGGTCTCACCATCACCCCAGCCTGGGTGGGCAGGATAGGTCATTCCGGGAagaggcccttcccaacaacttGCTCTCCAAGCCTCTCCCTGGTAGTGACATGAGTCTTGAGGATGGACTACTGGGACCACGATTCTCCCCCAACTTGTTGACTCTGTAA